The nucleotide window ccaaaggttgcgactcgcaaccgtgattacgtgcagcaaaacttctagaacctgcaatgtactgaccaatagaattgcattttcatgtaacagtgtactatgcccactaaacatgttttcttgtctgttTTGTGCACAATTCGGATCAAACTTAGCATATTTGAATGTTCATAAAATCTTCATATATGTTCTTCATTTATTCAAACATCCGAAACATGTATTCTACAACACTATCATGAGTACTTAACCAATCAATCATAACAAGCCGGATAACACACAATTCATGAACGTTCAACCCTCAACCATGCATAAATCCTCTAACCAAACCCTTATCATTACCCGGATAACCAAGCCATTCAACATCACAACAATTCTTGCATTTAAAGCACACAAACAAGATTCATCATATAAACCCAAACATTTATGCCTAAAACCTCCTAACCAACCCTTACTACAACCGAATAGCAAACCTTTAAACACAAAACCGGATCATTTTCATTAAGACACAAAATCATTTCAAGCAACCACTTTtatcatcaaacaagcattttatagcaacaaacatcaacaatcaagcactatcaagcattttagtaacaagacaaacaagcaaaacaACTATGAAGATATTCATGCTAACCGGTTGGAAGTAGGGGTACAAGGAATCAATGAACCAAGCTCCAAAtgatgatctcgagctagaatcCGAGAGTGATCTTGTTACCGGTTGATCCAAggaagaagaagaggaaatgaGGGTGTTGTGCTAGGGTTTTGGAGTTAGAGAATGAGGGTGAGTATGAGAGTGTTTGCAAAAATGGTAAAATGCGAAGGTTGGCCGGTTATATTGAATGGGTCAAGGGTTGTTTCCGGGTGGGCTAAGGGGTGtcaaggcccaaacggcccatcactactgttcactcgagaccgagcatgtctcgagtcgggttgaggtttcggctctaatatataaaacacacatataaatatctgtatacacatatacataaatacacataacatgtaacacaatagatcaaattttcattcaaaaacacatatacacgtaagttacatcgaaaggttatccgggaaaacccgaagtgtcacattatccccaagttttaggaactttcgtcccgaaagttaaggcagccactgtcaagctagcgtaagtgaaagcgtttcaacggggtgtcacattaATGACCATTTGTAAACAACATTTCTTTATACACTCTCtctttcccaaacctgttcatcatgtttagcacttggaattttgaaaatcagcttttcaacaccagttgtcgaaaatctttttgtattttacaaaatttatgctaaaacacactaaaatctttttggatttttgataaacgtaaatgcaataaagaaactatttacaaacaatatttttgtgagttcgtgtaagaggatcatatcagtttttgagacacatcaccaacaccgttaagcttgatttcattttaagttctaaacaattcacctagattgtcagtatactgatcctcttaaattttcacacaaagttcaactgtttcgagatacggaATTAATgtcttaaggacttaaacttattcgcgtgtcccaccacttgaatatactcccgtatccagatcccaatattcagtcttacaggtgagtataccacagatgatatctgtaaaggggttaaattgcgaggccatgagagctcaggtcgatacttccgtatacgcaaagagatgacggcttcgactttaggtgtgtcccctttagaggatcttttcttcaacagctcatgattagcatttttcaatggttcatcatttttttaagctgagggctgtgctatatttcaagcatttttgCAGAGAgcattattcggggactaggtcagaatttctattcagcagaagtcccggaataataccccagatatcactgagtataaagacctagtatcgcagaaagagggacctttcaaacaagatttcgggggttacccatatatccaagaagttgttccccacaagataagcaagtttgaatatatgtttatatctcgttacaatctactaactgtgtaaaaacctactgacacatccactaTGAGAtggtttatcacatttgactatccatttctttagcgtgttgtaatagtccactgatgtactatcatttcctcttttatgcaacaaaaactcgtttttgattttatcatgtttttgtctttttcaaattttctaatgtttttagattttctgaaatttttactccccctaaaattcaaacatattaaaagaaatttgaaaacaaactgtacagaacatgacaactgatatcaattCACCTCAAATCTCCatccatttggcataaacaatcagaactccccctcacaacaaactattttcccattaagatttcaaaacacttaagtttgttttaaacagaatggtttttccggaaaataattttgtttatcaaccatttgtaggtttggggtcacttcatcactttgtttaccaaaacttttgaatgatagttaaatcaagttcaacttaatgaccttgattaaccacttatAAGATCAACTATCAAACATTTTCAACCAatcaccatctgtaggttgaattttcaaggtgccgattcctactccacacttactaACCTGGGAGTTCTGGCAAGTCCAGCAGTAACCAAAAATAGTAAATTTCTCAAACAAAACATTTacaagaaaaatgccgattcatgctccgcgaataccaacttgggagctccggcaattcaggtttttactctttgaaaaatatatccacccaagcctgaccttccttgggtgtaaccttttcAGTCTCATTTGGGGTGCCAACTTTCCTTTTTAATTGATAAaactcttttacccctttagccttcccctcaatcatttttccaaaaaaattTTTCACAgcagggttaaaggctttttcaatatctaattctttctttttaggaaagaattgatgtgaaatttcaacttttccgattttagatttcaaatttttagcattcaatggtggaaaattcacatcatccactgtCAGAACTTATTTCTCAACCTTTTCtacaacacgtggctcctctgattttgtgaaaTCAGAATCATCACCATAACTGTTTCCTGaacccttaacaacccatttttgatttttcagattctCTTTTCTTTTTACTACATTCTTTAAACATTCACCAGtctcaaaggttgaattttcaaagcctgtaaattttctggttgtaagttcagttttctcaataactttttctttcaagtttaccagagactccctgttttgtctgtATTGCCTTTGGACAATTTCTAGTAATATGACCaactgttttgcattgaaaacaggttgtCATCTCTGTCTTCTTCTGAGCAAAACTTTTCTttatttcttcttgcttcttcgcaaggaattctttgtttgtctCTTTCCAGAATGAACTCTTTTGTTCTTTTTCAGcacttgttcctgaaacaaaaacagtttttggttaataattttctcatttttataatttttcgtttgattaaatccaagacctttctttttgacattaccattatgatttggtttcttttggaaactataaccacaattgtaacccattttcttgttaattctttgttgatctcttgaagtgtattgtttaggttttccagaaagatttaaatcttttatttcagaaatattaatttctgtgattttgaaaacctttttaatcatttcgattttaacacttcttattggaaaaatctcatcagaatataatttgtcagaatctttcaaagtatatgctactttgaccggttcgtcattcaaattagattttgatagtaaaaattctttatcataaacccgtttgtcctttttgattgtcgACTTTGACgtgtcggactcagactttgacttggattttgacttcggttttgactcctctatgtcatctttgtctaacacctgatcgaccaaactttttatcaacttggactcatgatcggtatcggacggtgtgaacgtgacatcaatattttctggtacgTTATCTGACGAcacagactcccactgtaagttaattgccttttggactctttcggaatttggatttcgtggtgaatatccattttcgaccgggggcggacatctattgtagacaacacttggtttcttaccagaaatatCCACTTCATCCTCATCTTTTGTCACGGACTTCTTTTCTTCTAAGGTCTTTTCTTTTTCAAACGTCTTCAATTTCTCcacaatcggataaatcctgttaacaacaaaagtagaacatgagtagctttttaataaatttttaactctttcagtttctatTCTTTGTGTTGCCAGCTTCAGTTCCAGCTCAGCACACTTCTCTGTGTAATAGTTGACgtcatcaagctgtctcatgtaagctcctttgagtgtattcattgctacagcttgttcactgTTTGACTCAGTGTACTTGTtaatttctctgttcattgtatcatacgattctttcaatcTCTTTATGTTGTGTAGCAACTCAATGTTTtgtttgattaaagaatcacaattcata belongs to Helianthus annuus cultivar XRQ/B chromosome 5, HanXRQr2.0-SUNRISE, whole genome shotgun sequence and includes:
- the LOC110943697 gene encoding uncharacterized protein LOC110943697 → MDSKVCLADQDDERMVEGFSWDNFCPDQEFMTKEKSKEMSNVKAFIANAYDEYWAAIYRKIREAEEEKWRKIEEEEEERLKAEAEKKKRAEFFQTRRTVKDVPKFEIKVDAEAIKVPKKCMNCDSLIKQNIELLHNIKRLKESYDTMNREINKIYPIVEKLKTFEKEKTLEEKKSVTKDEDEVDISGTSAEKEQKSSFWKETNKEFLAKKQEEIKKSFAQKKTEMTTCFQCKTVGHITRNCPKAIQTKQGVSGFENSTFETGECLKNVVKRKENLKNQKWVVKGSGNSYGDDSDFTKSEEPRVVEKVEK